The following DNA comes from SAR324 cluster bacterium.
TTTTAAATGAACTTCATGAATTGGCGGGAGTTGATTGGTACTTCAATGCCTACGGAAGTCTTCCTCTTCAAGAAGATGGTTCACCTGTTTCAGATCCCGAATTCGCTAATGATCAAACTTTGGCAAAACAGATTCTGGAGAGTGAGGAAATTTCCCGTTTGATTGGTCCTTTGGTTTTGGAGGGAGGCAGCATTCATGTGGATGGGAGAGGGACTTTGCTTACCACAGAACAGTGCCTACTAAGCCGAAATTCTGGTAAGACCCGACTGGAAATTGAAGGATTGCTATCAGAATTTTTAGGAACTTCTAAAACCATCTGGCTTGGAGAGGGACTGCAAGATGATGAAACAAAAGGACATGTGGATAATCTTGCTTGCTTTGTAAATGAAGGGGTCGTTTTGGCTCTTAACTGCGAAGATTCCCAAGATCCAAACTATGAACCTCTCAAAGACAACTTGCGGCGCCTTCGGTTGGCAACGGACGCAAATGGGCGGTCGCTAGAGGTCTTTACAATCAATCAGCCGCCTGCAGCCTTTCGAAGGAATGGAGATCGGCTGAGTCAATCCTATTTGAATTTTTATCTAGCCAATGGTGCGGTGATCTGTCCAGCATTTGGATACTCAACAGAAGATGAGGCCGCTCTAGAACGATTAAAAAGCTTATTTCCAAATCGAAGAGTCATTCCAGTTCCCATCTCGAACCTGATTCATGGTGGCGGAGGTATTCATTGCATCACTCAACAGCAGCCATTTGGGTGAAATTCAGTCAGTCCCAAAACAATTTGGCTACAAACGTAACCAGCTCATTTCATGAGGAACGTTGCCCAATTCGATGATGCGTTTGATACCTAGATCATCGTGATTGGTGACCAAGTCCAAAGGCTGAATTTCTGTATTATGCTCATCACCTCTACCGAACAATGCAGTGTGGTAGCTTGCGGATAGAGGCATTAGTGCTTCCCCATTACTCCCTTGCAAATCAACCTGCCCATAACATAGACAAAAGTACGATTGATTAGGTTCACCAAGCCAATCAGCTTCTGCATGGAATACAGTTCCTTTCACACCTACCTGAAGCGCAGGCATTCGAAGTCGGTACTTCCGATTTCTTTTCTGAGTGATGGCAGCTGTGACACTTCCCCTTTCCAAGTTGATTTGTCCACCTTTCTTCTCAAGAACCAGTTGTGCTTTAGCGTAGCTGTTAAGTTGGAAGGCGCTTTGGTCTGGAGCCCCCAGAATCATTTCACTGTCCTGATCTAATTTGAGGACCTCACCACTGAATATCTGATCACCAACCTCCAATAGTTTTTGTGTCTGGGCTATTCCACGTAAAGCCAGAACTTGCAGAGTGTCCGCCTGTATTTTGGACGATTCCTGAGCCCTCAGATCTATCGGTGAGACCAAAGAACTGCTTTTCTGGCAAGAACCCAATGCCAAGAGTGAGATAGATTGAAGGCTTCTCTTCAGCAATTTTCGGCGGTTACAGCAACAGGAATACATAAAATCAATCTTTGAAGACCTGTTGATAAGCACAATAGTCCGTCAAGGCTTTTTCTTCACAACGAATTCGATGAAAGAGAAGAATGGCGTTGGCAATTGAGAAGAACATGGAGGTCCAGATTGCAGAATGCAACAAAGGGAAAAAAGCGATCTCCAAGACTACACCAAGGTAGTTGGGATGACGAAAGTAGTGATAGAGGCCACTGCGAAGAGCTTCTTTCCCAGGAACCAGAACAATTTTAGTGTTCCAGTGTTTTCCTAAAGTCAAAATGGCATGATAGCGAAGGCCCTGACCGATAATAACAAAAATCATTGATGGCCCAGCGAGAATCCATGAAAATTCCCTCTCCAGGAACCAAACTTCCGAGAGCATCGATAGTATCCAGCCACTATGTAGAGCAACCATCACTGGATAATGTCTCGGAAAAAACTCCTCACCACCATTTTCCAGCAAAATTTTGATGTTTTGCTGACTCCGCTTGAGTTCCCAAAAGCGTTGTAGAACGAGTAATCCAACAACTCCACTGAATAGTAGCGCGCTGCTCATGCGGACTTGCGCCACCAAAGGCGTTCAGATTCAGGTGTGTTGAGCGGTTCTTTTTTTATGGGGTCTGCTGGAAGCTCACAGAGCCAATTTAGCAAGCCTGAAGGATCCCAGTGACGAGAATCTTTTCCATAACAGTAACGATCCAAGTCTTTCAAAATGGTTTGAGCATCAGGAAATTCTCTGTAGAGATCAGTCCAGCTAGGGTTAGGCGAAGGATGCCACGAACGAAGCCAACTCATGAGCGCACTTCTACTGCGGAGGGCATTCCCACTTCGCAACGCATCCAAAGCATCCCGGTAGGCTTGACGAATTGTTGGTGATTCCTCCTGCAAGGCCTTAGGTGCATTGTTTGGCTTGGCTGATTGGGTTTTTGAAGTCCAGAACCAGAGGCCTATTGTCCCAGTCCAAAGTACCAGTAGAGCAGCACTGATCGATTGCCAAAGCCAACTATCAGAATTCATCTCTTCCGTCGCTAAGCGCTCCATCATTGGCGTCGTCACCGTTGTATCAAGGGGTTGGAGCTGGGTTGGTGCAAGGGCAGCAGGCAAAATTTCAATAGTCCGTTCCGGTAGTCGTGCAACTTGGGATTGGTTGGTTTGTAAGTTCCACCAATTGATTTCGATAGCAGGTAGCTTTATTTTCCCTGGTTTTGTTGGAACCAGAGCAAAACTTTGGAATCGTTCACCGGTGACCCAGTGGTTGTCATTGCTTGTTTTCACTTCCGCTGGATCAGAATAGATCTTGAGTGAGTCTCGCTTGCTCATGCTCCACTCAGGTAGTTGCTCTCCAAGTAGCCCAGTTGCCCGCAATCGAATCTGCCGAGAAACTGAATCCCCAACACGAAAGACAGGTGGGTTGGGATCCCATTGTTCTTGGAGCACCATTTCCTGAGCTGGCAGCCACCATCCTTGTGTATCCCTTGGGACCGGAATAACTCGAACTTGTTGAGAGGGTGTTTGCAGGACTACTCGTTGGGTTTTTGCTCCAAGATGCCGATTCAGACCCTGAAACAGGCTTTGCCCTTTAGAAGCTAGAATCGCTTCTCCTTGATAAGTTAAGACCGGGATTTCTAGAGTCCCACTTACTTGGGGAAAGATTGCGTATCGTAGAGTAGTGATGTTAAGTCGGCGGCCATTGAGTACTTGCTGTTCATTTTGCTGATCCAGCAATTTGAAAGGGACGTTGGGTAGGTCAGGTGGTGTCAGGCTCTCGTTTTCAACTGGAATTCCTCGTTCTAGGCGAATTTCCAAAACCAGCTGCTGTTGCGGATAGACTTGTCGTGGTTCGACTCGGGCGACTATCTCAATTGGCAGAGCCATTTGGTGACTCTTGCGATCAGCGATCTCCAGTTGGATTTCCTCTGTCTGTTCGTTCCCCAGTTGAAAGGGAGGAATTCTGAGGACTCCAGCCTGGTTTGGCAAAATAGTAAAAATCCAGCGATGTGCTTTGGAAATACTACCATTGATGATGGACGTTTGGCTTTGAGTGCTTCGACTCAGGATTTTTAGTCCATCCATTTCTGGGATCTGTAAATCTCCATCTTCTTCAGCCTCAACAATCAGTTGAAAGGCTTCTCCTTGCACAAACACATCCCCTTGAACCCATGAACTCAGGGCCGCAAACAAGGGTTGATGGCTGAACATCATCAGCAGGAATAAACCAAGCAACCAACGCATATTTTTACCAAAAATTTGTTTCGTGATTTAGTTCCGAAGCCTGTCTTCTACGAAGACTCTCCAAGCGCATCTTGTTTCGAAGTAGTTGTCCGGGATCATCAGGAACTTTTCGAAGCCATTGTTGAAGTGTTTGTTGCTGCTCTTCTTTCTCATTTCCTTTGAGATAAGCTGCAGCTTGATCTGATTGCTCTTCTTTCTCACTTTCATTTCCTTCTTCGGGAGTCAGTAGATCTTTCTGTCCGGTTTTCTCTTGATTCTCGGAATCAGTAGTCTCTTTGTCACTAGCTGAACCTGTATTACCTTGATCAGATTTTTGTTCACTTGGCTGTCCTGTAGAATCTTCTGATCCTTGGCTATCATCAGGTTTTGGGGCTTGTTCGGCCGACTGTTGATTGTTTTGCGTAGAGTCTCCATTCGCTGTGTCATTGTTTTCTGGCAGCTGATTTTGTTCAGGTGGGTCTCCTGAGGATGCAGCCTGATCAGTCTGTTCCTGCGAATCTTCTTCGCCTTCTTCTTGTCGGTTTGGATTGCCTCCGGATGACTTGTCTTCCTGAGATTGCTTTTGTTGTGAATCAAGTAGATTTGCAACTAGATCTCTATTGAATTGGGCATCCTCCCAGTCTGGTTTAGCAGCTAAAGCCTGATCATACGCTTCAAGGGCCTCAGGAAATTTTCCATTCCTTGCAAGTGCGTTCCCTCGATTGTAGGACGTTATTGGACTTTCTTCATTTGACCAATATTGCAGTGCTTCTTCATATTCCTGAGCCTTGTAGGCAGCGATTCCTTGCCACGTGGAGTCATCAAAAGTCTGTGCTGCTTCAGCGGCTTGACCTTCTTCCAAAAGCTCGTAGGCACGTTGATTGTCATTGATGAAAAGCTCTCTCCACTCCCATGCTTGACTCAATGACGGCCAACTTGTCAGGACAAGCACAAAAAGCCATCCTCTCCGGAAGATCATAGCTACCAACGGTAACAATAAAACAAACAACCATGGTCCTTCTTCTCTCCAGCGATCGGTCGAGAGTTCCTCCTCTTGTTCCTGAAATCCCTGATCCTTTTCTTCAAATGCAACTAACCGGTCCAGGTCACTATCGTCATACTGCACAGGCAGAACCTGACCACCAAGGGCTTCAGCAACCGCTTTCAAGGGGGATAAGTCCAGTTGAGGTATGACAATGTTATTGTTGGTGTCCTTCAGATAATTGCCTTTTTCCAAAACGATAGGTGCTCCACTCGGAGTTCCGACTGCAAGGACAGTGAGTTTGTGCCTCTGTGATGACAAAAGGTTTTGAAGGGGCTTGATTTGCTGATCATCGATCCCATCAGTGATCCAAACCAAGTGGCTATTTGGGATATCAACTTGATTGAGCATTTCAATCACTTTTTCAAAGGCTAGGTCTGGCTGACTCCCACGAACAGGCATCAGGCTGGGATGAAGAGAGGGCAATAAAGTGCGGATTGTCTCTACATCCTCAGTCAAGGGGACTAGCGTATGGGCATCACCTGCGTACAACACAATTGCTGTTTGGCCTTCCTGAAATCGGGTTAGGAGATCCTCAATCTTGTATCGTGCCCGTTCCAATCTATTTGGTTGTAAATCTGTTGCAAGCATCGAATAGGAAAGATCAAGCAGAATTACTCGAGCCTGATCACGAACCATCAGTGGTTGAGGAAGGCGTTCCCAAGCTGGTCCAGCCAGGGCAAGAGTGCCTAGAATCCAGATCAGAGCAAAGCCAACTTGAAGCTGTTTTTTTCGATGTTGGCTGATTTGGGAGGATACAACGAACAAGCGCTGGAGAGGAGGAGAGATCCATTGCACCCAATCAATCTGGGAACTTTGGATTTTTGGAAGAAACCACAATATTACCCCCCAAAGAGGTAGCAACCAGAGCAACTCTACTCTGAGGAAATGAAACTCTGAAAGAGCAGGAATTTCCATTGATGAAGTCAGTAAATCAAAAGACGACGCAAGTTTTCAAAAAAATTAC
Coding sequences within:
- a CDS encoding agmatine deiminase family protein, whose translation is MKLEHGWRMPAEWALHQCCWIAWPCREATFHGRFDEAKRDVAAVAQSIASAENVKLLVREADFEEATKLCGPAVQLVKFELSDSWTRDSGPSFVLNELHELAGVDWYFNAYGSLPLQEDGSPVSDPEFANDQTLAKQILESEEISRLIGPLVLEGGSIHVDGRGTLLTTEQCLLSRNSGKTRLEIEGLLSEFLGTSKTIWLGEGLQDDETKGHVDNLACFVNEGVVLALNCEDSQDPNYEPLKDNLRRLRLATDANGRSLEVFTINQPPAAFRRNGDRLSQSYLNFYLANGAVICPAFGYSTEDEAALERLKSLFPNRRVIPVPISNLIHGGGGIHCITQQQPFG
- a CDS encoding BatD family protein; translation: MRWLLGLFLLMMFSHQPLFAALSSWVQGDVFVQGEAFQLIVEAEEDGDLQIPEMDGLKILSRSTQSQTSIINGSISKAHRWIFTILPNQAGVLRIPPFQLGNEQTEEIQLEIADRKSHQMALPIEIVARVEPRQVYPQQQLVLEIRLERGIPVENESLTPPDLPNVPFKLLDQQNEQQVLNGRRLNITTLRYAIFPQVSGTLEIPVLTYQGEAILASKGQSLFQGLNRHLGAKTQRVVLQTPSQQVRVIPVPRDTQGWWLPAQEMVLQEQWDPNPPVFRVGDSVSRQIRLRATGLLGEQLPEWSMSKRDSLKIYSDPAEVKTSNDNHWVTGERFQSFALVPTKPGKIKLPAIEINWWNLQTNQSQVARLPERTIEILPAALAPTQLQPLDTTVTTPMMERLATEEMNSDSWLWQSISAALLVLWTGTIGLWFWTSKTQSAKPNNAPKALQEESPTIRQAYRDALDALRSGNALRSRSALMSWLRSWHPSPNPSWTDLYREFPDAQTILKDLDRYCYGKDSRHWDPSGLLNWLCELPADPIKKEPLNTPESERLWWRKSA
- a CDS encoding FecR domain-containing protein, with product MVSPIDLRAQESSKIQADTLQVLALRGIAQTQKLLEVGDQIFSGEVLKLDQDSEMILGAPDQSAFQLNSYAKAQLVLEKKGGQINLERGSVTAAITQKRNRKYRLRMPALQVGVKGTVFHAEADWLGEPNQSYFCLCYGQVDLQGSNGEALMPLSASYHTALFGRGDEHNTEIQPLDLVTNHDDLGIKRIIELGNVPHEMSWLRL
- a CDS encoding isoprenylcysteine carboxylmethyltransferase family protein, whose protein sequence is MSSALLFSGVVGLLVLQRFWELKRSQQNIKILLENGGEEFFPRHYPVMVALHSGWILSMLSEVWFLEREFSWILAGPSMIFVIIGQGLRYHAILTLGKHWNTKIVLVPGKEALRSGLYHYFRHPNYLGVVLEIAFFPLLHSAIWTSMFFSIANAILLFHRIRCEEKALTDYCAYQQVFKD
- a CDS encoding VWA domain-containing protein; protein product: MEIPALSEFHFLRVELLWLLPLWGVILWFLPKIQSSQIDWVQWISPPLQRLFVVSSQISQHRKKQLQVGFALIWILGTLALAGPAWERLPQPLMVRDQARVILLDLSYSMLATDLQPNRLERARYKIEDLLTRFQEGQTAIVLYAGDAHTLVPLTEDVETIRTLLPSLHPSLMPVRGSQPDLAFEKVIEMLNQVDIPNSHLVWITDGIDDQQIKPLQNLLSSQRHKLTVLAVGTPSGAPIVLEKGNYLKDTNNNIVIPQLDLSPLKAVAEALGGQVLPVQYDDSDLDRLVAFEEKDQGFQEQEEELSTDRWREEGPWLFVLLLPLVAMIFRRGWLFVLVLTSWPSLSQAWEWRELFINDNQRAYELLEEGQAAEAAQTFDDSTWQGIAAYKAQEYEEALQYWSNEESPITSYNRGNALARNGKFPEALEAYDQALAAKPDWEDAQFNRDLVANLLDSQQKQSQEDKSSGGNPNRQEEGEEDSQEQTDQAASSGDPPEQNQLPENNDTANGDSTQNNQQSAEQAPKPDDSQGSEDSTGQPSEQKSDQGNTGSASDKETTDSENQEKTGQKDLLTPEEGNESEKEEQSDQAAAYLKGNEKEEQQQTLQQWLRKVPDDPGQLLRNKMRLESLRRRQASELNHETNFW